One region of Mus musculus strain C57BL/6J chromosome 15, GRCm38.p6 C57BL/6J genomic DNA includes:
- the Hsf1 gene encoding heat shock factor protein 1 isoform beta (isoform beta is encoded by transcript variant 4): protein MDLAVGPGAAGPSNVPAFLTKLWTLVSDPDTDALICWSPSGNSFHVFDQGQFAKEVLPKYFKHNNMASFVRQLNMYGFRKVVHIEQGGLVKPERDDTEFQHPCFLRGQEQLLENIKRKVTSVSTLKSEDIKIRQDSVTRLLTDVQLMKGKQECMDSKLLAMKHENEALWREVASLRQKHAQQQKVVNKLIQFLISLVQSNRILGVKRKIPLMLSDSNSAHSVPKYGRQYSLEHVHGPGPYSAPSPAYSSSSLYSSDAVTSSGPIISDITELAPTSPLASPGRSIDERPLSSSTLVRVKQEPPSPPHSPRVLEASPGRPSSMDTPLSPTAFIDSILRESEPTPAASNTAPMDTTGAQAPALPTPSTPEKCLSVACLDKNELSDHLDAMDSNLDNLQTMLTSHGFSVDTSALLDIQELLSPQEPPRPIEAENSNPDSGKQLVHYTAQPLFLLDPDAVDTGSSELPVLFELGESSYFSEGDDYTDDPTISLLTGTEPHKAKDPTVS, encoded by the exons AGTGGGAACAGCTTCCACGTGTTTGACCAGGGCCAGTTTGCCAAGGAGGTGCTGCCCAAGTACTTCAAGCACAACAACATGGCTAGCTTCGTGCGGCAGCTCAACATGT ATGGCTTCCGAAAAGTAGTCCACATTGAGCAGGGTGGCCTGGTCAAGCCTGAGAGAGATGACACCGAGTTCCAGCATCCTTGTTTCTTGCGTGGACAGGAACAGCTCCTTGAGAACATCAAGAGGAAAGTGACCAGC GTGTCCACCCTGAAGAGTGAGGACATAAAAATACGCCAGGACAGTGTCACCCGGCTGTTGACAGATGTGCAGCTGATGAAGGGGAAACAGGAGTGTATGGACTCCAAGCTCCTGGCCATGAAGCA CGAGAACGAGGCCCTGTGGCGGGAGGTGGCCAGCCTTCGGCAGAAGCATGCCCAGCAGCAAAAAGTTGTCAACAAG CTCATTCAGTTCCTGATCTCACTGGTGCAGTCGAACCGGATCCTGGGGGTGAAGAGAAAGAT CCCTCTGATGTTGAGTGACAGCAACTCAGCACACTCTGTGCCCAAGTATGGTCGACAGTACTCCCTGGAGCATGTCCATGGTCCTGGCCCATACTCA GCTCCATCTCCAGCCTACAGCAGCTCTAGCCTTTACTCCTCTGATGCTGTCACCAGCTCTGGACCCATAATCTCCGATATCACTGAGCTGGCTCCCACCAGCCCTTTGGCCTCCCCAGGCAGGAGCATAGATGAGAG GCCTCTGTCCAGCAGCACTCTGGTCCGTGTCAAGCAAGAGCCCCCCAGCCCACCTCACAGCCCTCGGGTACTGGAGGCGAGCCCTGGGCGCCCATCCTCCATGGATACCCCTTTGTCCCCAACTGCCTTCATTGACTCCATCCTTCGAGAGAGCGAGCCTACCCCTGCTGCCTCAAACACAGCCCCTATGGACACAACCGGAGCCCAAGCCCCCGCACTCCCGACCCCCTCCACCCCTGAGAAGTGCCTCAGCGTAGCCTGCCTAGACAA GAACGAGCTAAGTGATCACCTGGATGCCATGGACTCCAACCTGGACAACCTGCAGACCATGCTGACAAGCCACGGCTTCAGTGTGGACACCAGTGCCCTGCTGGAC ATTCAGGAGCTTCTGTCTCCACAAGAGCCTCCCAGGCCTATTGAGGCAGAGAACAGTAACCCCGACTCAG GAAAGCAGCTGGTGCACTACACGGCTCAGCCTCTGTTCCTGCTGGATCCTGATGCTGTGGACACAGGGAGCAGTGAGCTGCCTGTGCTCTTTGAGCTGGGGGAGAGCTCCTACTTCTCTGAGGGGGATGACTACACGGATGATCCCACCATCTCTCTTCTGACAGGCACTGAACCCCATAAAGCCAAGGACCCCACTGTCTCCTAG
- the Hsf1 gene encoding heat shock factor protein 1 isoform gammabeta (isoform gammabeta is encoded by transcript variant 2): MDLAVGPGAAGPSNVPAFLTKLWTLVSDPDTDALICWSPSGNSFHVFDQGQFAKEVLPKYFKHNNMASFVRQLNMYGFRKVVHIEQGGLVKPERDDTEFQHPCFLRGQEQLLENIKRKVTSVSTLKSEDIKIRQDSVTRLLTDVQLMKGKQECMDSKLLAMKHENEALWREVASLRQKHAQQQKVVNKLIQFLISLVQSNRILGVKRKIPLMLSDSNSAHSVPKYGRQYSLEHVHGPGPYSAPSPAYSSSSLYSSDAVTSSGPIISDITELAPTSPLASPGRSIDERPLSSSTLVRVKQEPPSPPHSPRVLEASPGRPSSMDTPLSPTAFIDSILRESEPTPAASNTAPMDTTGAQAPALPTPSTPEKCLSVACLDNLARAPQMSGVARLFPCPSSFLHGRVQPGNELSDHLDAMDSNLDNLQTMLTSHGFSVDTSALLDIQELLSPQEPPRPIEAENSNPDSGKQLVHYTAQPLFLLDPDAVDTGSSELPVLFELGESSYFSEGDDYTDDPTISLLTGTEPHKAKDPTVS, translated from the exons AGTGGGAACAGCTTCCACGTGTTTGACCAGGGCCAGTTTGCCAAGGAGGTGCTGCCCAAGTACTTCAAGCACAACAACATGGCTAGCTTCGTGCGGCAGCTCAACATGT ATGGCTTCCGAAAAGTAGTCCACATTGAGCAGGGTGGCCTGGTCAAGCCTGAGAGAGATGACACCGAGTTCCAGCATCCTTGTTTCTTGCGTGGACAGGAACAGCTCCTTGAGAACATCAAGAGGAAAGTGACCAGC GTGTCCACCCTGAAGAGTGAGGACATAAAAATACGCCAGGACAGTGTCACCCGGCTGTTGACAGATGTGCAGCTGATGAAGGGGAAACAGGAGTGTATGGACTCCAAGCTCCTGGCCATGAAGCA CGAGAACGAGGCCCTGTGGCGGGAGGTGGCCAGCCTTCGGCAGAAGCATGCCCAGCAGCAAAAAGTTGTCAACAAG CTCATTCAGTTCCTGATCTCACTGGTGCAGTCGAACCGGATCCTGGGGGTGAAGAGAAAGAT CCCTCTGATGTTGAGTGACAGCAACTCAGCACACTCTGTGCCCAAGTATGGTCGACAGTACTCCCTGGAGCATGTCCATGGTCCTGGCCCATACTCA GCTCCATCTCCAGCCTACAGCAGCTCTAGCCTTTACTCCTCTGATGCTGTCACCAGCTCTGGACCCATAATCTCCGATATCACTGAGCTGGCTCCCACCAGCCCTTTGGCCTCCCCAGGCAGGAGCATAGATGAGAG GCCTCTGTCCAGCAGCACTCTGGTCCGTGTCAAGCAAGAGCCCCCCAGCCCACCTCACAGCCCTCGGGTACTGGAGGCGAGCCCTGGGCGCCCATCCTCCATGGATACCCCTTTGTCCCCAACTGCCTTCATTGACTCCATCCTTCGAGAGAGCGAGCCTACCCCTGCTGCCTCAAACACAGCCCCTATGGACACAACCGGAGCCCAAGCCCCCGCACTCCCGACCCCCTCCACCCCTGAGAAGTGCCTCAGCGTAGCCTGCCTAGACAA TTTGGCTCGCGCTCCACAGATGTCTGGGGTCGCCCGCCTCTTCCCCTGCCCCTCTTCCTTTCTGCATGGCCGAGTCCAGCCAGG GAACGAGCTAAGTGATCACCTGGATGCCATGGACTCCAACCTGGACAACCTGCAGACCATGCTGACAAGCCACGGCTTCAGTGTGGACACCAGTGCCCTGCTGGAC ATTCAGGAGCTTCTGTCTCCACAAGAGCCTCCCAGGCCTATTGAGGCAGAGAACAGTAACCCCGACTCAG GAAAGCAGCTGGTGCACTACACGGCTCAGCCTCTGTTCCTGCTGGATCCTGATGCTGTGGACACAGGGAGCAGTGAGCTGCCTGTGCTCTTTGAGCTGGGGGAGAGCTCCTACTTCTCTGAGGGGGATGACTACACGGATGATCCCACCATCTCTCTTCTGACAGGCACTGAACCCCATAAAGCCAAGGACCCCACTGTCTCCTAG
- the Hsf1 gene encoding heat shock factor protein 1 isoform gammaalpha (isoform gammaalpha is encoded by transcript variant 1) gives MDLAVGPGAAGPSNVPAFLTKLWTLVSDPDTDALICWSPSGNSFHVFDQGQFAKEVLPKYFKHNNMASFVRQLNMYGFRKVVHIEQGGLVKPERDDTEFQHPCFLRGQEQLLENIKRKVTSVSTLKSEDIKIRQDSVTRLLTDVQLMKGKQECMDSKLLAMKHENEALWREVASLRQKHAQQQKVVNKLIQFLISLVQSNRILGVKRKIPLMLSDSNSAHSVPKYGRQYSLEHVHGPGPYSAPSPAYSSSSLYSSDAVTSSGPIISDITELAPTSPLASPGRSIDERPLSSSTLVRVKQEPPSPPHSPRVLEASPGRPSSMDTPLSPTAFIDSILRESEPTPAASNTAPMDTTGAQAPALPTPSTPEKCLSVACLDNLARAPQMSGVARLFPCPSSFLHGRVQPGNELSDHLDAMDSNLDNLQTMLTSHGFSVDTSALLDLFSPSVTMPDMSLPDLDSSLASIQELLSPQEPPRPIEAENSNPDSGKQLVHYTAQPLFLLDPDAVDTGSSELPVLFELGESSYFSEGDDYTDDPTISLLTGTEPHKAKDPTVS, from the exons AGTGGGAACAGCTTCCACGTGTTTGACCAGGGCCAGTTTGCCAAGGAGGTGCTGCCCAAGTACTTCAAGCACAACAACATGGCTAGCTTCGTGCGGCAGCTCAACATGT ATGGCTTCCGAAAAGTAGTCCACATTGAGCAGGGTGGCCTGGTCAAGCCTGAGAGAGATGACACCGAGTTCCAGCATCCTTGTTTCTTGCGTGGACAGGAACAGCTCCTTGAGAACATCAAGAGGAAAGTGACCAGC GTGTCCACCCTGAAGAGTGAGGACATAAAAATACGCCAGGACAGTGTCACCCGGCTGTTGACAGATGTGCAGCTGATGAAGGGGAAACAGGAGTGTATGGACTCCAAGCTCCTGGCCATGAAGCA CGAGAACGAGGCCCTGTGGCGGGAGGTGGCCAGCCTTCGGCAGAAGCATGCCCAGCAGCAAAAAGTTGTCAACAAG CTCATTCAGTTCCTGATCTCACTGGTGCAGTCGAACCGGATCCTGGGGGTGAAGAGAAAGAT CCCTCTGATGTTGAGTGACAGCAACTCAGCACACTCTGTGCCCAAGTATGGTCGACAGTACTCCCTGGAGCATGTCCATGGTCCTGGCCCATACTCA GCTCCATCTCCAGCCTACAGCAGCTCTAGCCTTTACTCCTCTGATGCTGTCACCAGCTCTGGACCCATAATCTCCGATATCACTGAGCTGGCTCCCACCAGCCCTTTGGCCTCCCCAGGCAGGAGCATAGATGAGAG GCCTCTGTCCAGCAGCACTCTGGTCCGTGTCAAGCAAGAGCCCCCCAGCCCACCTCACAGCCCTCGGGTACTGGAGGCGAGCCCTGGGCGCCCATCCTCCATGGATACCCCTTTGTCCCCAACTGCCTTCATTGACTCCATCCTTCGAGAGAGCGAGCCTACCCCTGCTGCCTCAAACACAGCCCCTATGGACACAACCGGAGCCCAAGCCCCCGCACTCCCGACCCCCTCCACCCCTGAGAAGTGCCTCAGCGTAGCCTGCCTAGACAA TTTGGCTCGCGCTCCACAGATGTCTGGGGTCGCCCGCCTCTTCCCCTGCCCCTCTTCCTTTCTGCATGGCCGAGTCCAGCCAGG GAACGAGCTAAGTGATCACCTGGATGCCATGGACTCCAACCTGGACAACCTGCAGACCATGCTGACAAGCCACGGCTTCAGTGTGGACACCAGTGCCCTGCTGGAC cTGTTCAGCCCCTCGGTGACCATGCCCGACATGAGCCTGCCTGACCTGGACAGCAGCCTGGCCAGC ATTCAGGAGCTTCTGTCTCCACAAGAGCCTCCCAGGCCTATTGAGGCAGAGAACAGTAACCCCGACTCAG GAAAGCAGCTGGTGCACTACACGGCTCAGCCTCTGTTCCTGCTGGATCCTGATGCTGTGGACACAGGGAGCAGTGAGCTGCCTGTGCTCTTTGAGCTGGGGGAGAGCTCCTACTTCTCTGAGGGGGATGACTACACGGATGATCCCACCATCTCTCTTCTGACAGGCACTGAACCCCATAAAGCCAAGGACCCCACTGTCTCCTAG
- the Hsf1 gene encoding heat shock factor protein 1 isoform 5 (isoform 5 is encoded by transcript variant 5) codes for MDLAVGPGAAGPSNVPAFLTKLWTLVSDPDTDALICWSPSGNSFHVFDQGQFAKEVLPKYFKHNNMASFVRQLNMYGFRKVVHIEQGGLVKPERDDTEFQHPCFLRGQEQLLENIKRKVTSVSTLKSEDIKIRQDSVTRLLTDVQLMKGKQECMDSKLLAMKHENEALWREVASLRQKHAQQQKVVNKLIQFLISLVQSNRILGVKRKIPLMLSDSNSAHSVPKYGRQYSLEHVHGPGPYSAPSPAYSSSSLYSSDAVTSSGPIISDITELAPTSPLASPGRSIDERPLSSSTLVRVKQEPPSPPHSPRVLEASPGRPSSMDTPLSPTAFIDSILRESEPTPAASNTAPMDTTGAQAPALPTPSTPEKCLSVACLDNLARAPQMSGVARLFPCPSSFLHGRVQPGNELSDHLDAMDSNLDNLQTMLTSHGFSVDTSALLDIQELLSPQEPPRPIEAENSNPDSAGALHGSASVPAGS; via the exons AGTGGGAACAGCTTCCACGTGTTTGACCAGGGCCAGTTTGCCAAGGAGGTGCTGCCCAAGTACTTCAAGCACAACAACATGGCTAGCTTCGTGCGGCAGCTCAACATGT ATGGCTTCCGAAAAGTAGTCCACATTGAGCAGGGTGGCCTGGTCAAGCCTGAGAGAGATGACACCGAGTTCCAGCATCCTTGTTTCTTGCGTGGACAGGAACAGCTCCTTGAGAACATCAAGAGGAAAGTGACCAGC GTGTCCACCCTGAAGAGTGAGGACATAAAAATACGCCAGGACAGTGTCACCCGGCTGTTGACAGATGTGCAGCTGATGAAGGGGAAACAGGAGTGTATGGACTCCAAGCTCCTGGCCATGAAGCA CGAGAACGAGGCCCTGTGGCGGGAGGTGGCCAGCCTTCGGCAGAAGCATGCCCAGCAGCAAAAAGTTGTCAACAAG CTCATTCAGTTCCTGATCTCACTGGTGCAGTCGAACCGGATCCTGGGGGTGAAGAGAAAGAT CCCTCTGATGTTGAGTGACAGCAACTCAGCACACTCTGTGCCCAAGTATGGTCGACAGTACTCCCTGGAGCATGTCCATGGTCCTGGCCCATACTCA GCTCCATCTCCAGCCTACAGCAGCTCTAGCCTTTACTCCTCTGATGCTGTCACCAGCTCTGGACCCATAATCTCCGATATCACTGAGCTGGCTCCCACCAGCCCTTTGGCCTCCCCAGGCAGGAGCATAGATGAGAG GCCTCTGTCCAGCAGCACTCTGGTCCGTGTCAAGCAAGAGCCCCCCAGCCCACCTCACAGCCCTCGGGTACTGGAGGCGAGCCCTGGGCGCCCATCCTCCATGGATACCCCTTTGTCCCCAACTGCCTTCATTGACTCCATCCTTCGAGAGAGCGAGCCTACCCCTGCTGCCTCAAACACAGCCCCTATGGACACAACCGGAGCCCAAGCCCCCGCACTCCCGACCCCCTCCACCCCTGAGAAGTGCCTCAGCGTAGCCTGCCTAGACAA TTTGGCTCGCGCTCCACAGATGTCTGGGGTCGCCCGCCTCTTCCCCTGCCCCTCTTCCTTTCTGCATGGCCGAGTCCAGCCAGG GAACGAGCTAAGTGATCACCTGGATGCCATGGACTCCAACCTGGACAACCTGCAGACCATGCTGACAAGCCACGGCTTCAGTGTGGACACCAGTGCCCTGCTGGAC ATTCAGGAGCTTCTGTCTCCACAAGAGCCTCCCAGGCCTATTGAGGCAGAGAACAGTAACCCCGACTCAG CTGGTGCACTACACGGCTCAGCCTCTGTTCCTGCTGGATCCTGA
- the Hsf1 gene encoding heat shock factor protein 1 isoform alpha (isoform alpha is encoded by transcript variant 3) translates to MDLAVGPGAAGPSNVPAFLTKLWTLVSDPDTDALICWSPSGNSFHVFDQGQFAKEVLPKYFKHNNMASFVRQLNMYGFRKVVHIEQGGLVKPERDDTEFQHPCFLRGQEQLLENIKRKVTSVSTLKSEDIKIRQDSVTRLLTDVQLMKGKQECMDSKLLAMKHENEALWREVASLRQKHAQQQKVVNKLIQFLISLVQSNRILGVKRKIPLMLSDSNSAHSVPKYGRQYSLEHVHGPGPYSAPSPAYSSSSLYSSDAVTSSGPIISDITELAPTSPLASPGRSIDERPLSSSTLVRVKQEPPSPPHSPRVLEASPGRPSSMDTPLSPTAFIDSILRESEPTPAASNTAPMDTTGAQAPALPTPSTPEKCLSVACLDKNELSDHLDAMDSNLDNLQTMLTSHGFSVDTSALLDLFSPSVTMPDMSLPDLDSSLASIQELLSPQEPPRPIEAENSNPDSGKQLVHYTAQPLFLLDPDAVDTGSSELPVLFELGESSYFSEGDDYTDDPTISLLTGTEPHKAKDPTVS, encoded by the exons AGTGGGAACAGCTTCCACGTGTTTGACCAGGGCCAGTTTGCCAAGGAGGTGCTGCCCAAGTACTTCAAGCACAACAACATGGCTAGCTTCGTGCGGCAGCTCAACATGT ATGGCTTCCGAAAAGTAGTCCACATTGAGCAGGGTGGCCTGGTCAAGCCTGAGAGAGATGACACCGAGTTCCAGCATCCTTGTTTCTTGCGTGGACAGGAACAGCTCCTTGAGAACATCAAGAGGAAAGTGACCAGC GTGTCCACCCTGAAGAGTGAGGACATAAAAATACGCCAGGACAGTGTCACCCGGCTGTTGACAGATGTGCAGCTGATGAAGGGGAAACAGGAGTGTATGGACTCCAAGCTCCTGGCCATGAAGCA CGAGAACGAGGCCCTGTGGCGGGAGGTGGCCAGCCTTCGGCAGAAGCATGCCCAGCAGCAAAAAGTTGTCAACAAG CTCATTCAGTTCCTGATCTCACTGGTGCAGTCGAACCGGATCCTGGGGGTGAAGAGAAAGAT CCCTCTGATGTTGAGTGACAGCAACTCAGCACACTCTGTGCCCAAGTATGGTCGACAGTACTCCCTGGAGCATGTCCATGGTCCTGGCCCATACTCA GCTCCATCTCCAGCCTACAGCAGCTCTAGCCTTTACTCCTCTGATGCTGTCACCAGCTCTGGACCCATAATCTCCGATATCACTGAGCTGGCTCCCACCAGCCCTTTGGCCTCCCCAGGCAGGAGCATAGATGAGAG GCCTCTGTCCAGCAGCACTCTGGTCCGTGTCAAGCAAGAGCCCCCCAGCCCACCTCACAGCCCTCGGGTACTGGAGGCGAGCCCTGGGCGCCCATCCTCCATGGATACCCCTTTGTCCCCAACTGCCTTCATTGACTCCATCCTTCGAGAGAGCGAGCCTACCCCTGCTGCCTCAAACACAGCCCCTATGGACACAACCGGAGCCCAAGCCCCCGCACTCCCGACCCCCTCCACCCCTGAGAAGTGCCTCAGCGTAGCCTGCCTAGACAA GAACGAGCTAAGTGATCACCTGGATGCCATGGACTCCAACCTGGACAACCTGCAGACCATGCTGACAAGCCACGGCTTCAGTGTGGACACCAGTGCCCTGCTGGAC cTGTTCAGCCCCTCGGTGACCATGCCCGACATGAGCCTGCCTGACCTGGACAGCAGCCTGGCCAGC ATTCAGGAGCTTCTGTCTCCACAAGAGCCTCCCAGGCCTATTGAGGCAGAGAACAGTAACCCCGACTCAG GAAAGCAGCTGGTGCACTACACGGCTCAGCCTCTGTTCCTGCTGGATCCTGATGCTGTGGACACAGGGAGCAGTGAGCTGCCTGTGCTCTTTGAGCTGGGGGAGAGCTCCTACTTCTCTGAGGGGGATGACTACACGGATGATCCCACCATCTCTCTTCTGACAGGCACTGAACCCCATAAAGCCAAGGACCCCACTGTCTCCTAG
- the Hsf1 gene encoding heat shock factor protein 1 isoform X1 yields the protein MLSDSNSAHSVPKYGRQYSLEHVHGPGPYSAPSPAYSSSSLYSSDAVTSSGPIISDITELAPTSPLASPGRSIDERPLSSSTLVRVKQEPPSPPHSPRVLEASPGRPSSMDTPLSPTAFIDSILRESEPTPAASNTAPMDTTGAQAPALPTPSTPEKCLSVACLDNLARAPQMSGVARLFPCPSSFLHGRVQPGNELSDHLDAMDSNLDNLQTMLTSHGFSVDTSALLDLFSPSVTMPDMSLPDLDSSLASIQELLSPQEPPRPIEAENSNPDSGKQLVHYTAQPLFLLDPDAVDTGSSELPVLFELGESSYFSEGDDYTDDPTISLLTGTEPHKAKDPTVS from the exons ATGTTGAGTGACAGCAACTCAGCACACTCTGTGCCCAAGTATGGTCGACAGTACTCCCTGGAGCATGTCCATGGTCCTGGCCCATACTCA GCTCCATCTCCAGCCTACAGCAGCTCTAGCCTTTACTCCTCTGATGCTGTCACCAGCTCTGGACCCATAATCTCCGATATCACTGAGCTGGCTCCCACCAGCCCTTTGGCCTCCCCAGGCAGGAGCATAGATGAGAG GCCTCTGTCCAGCAGCACTCTGGTCCGTGTCAAGCAAGAGCCCCCCAGCCCACCTCACAGCCCTCGGGTACTGGAGGCGAGCCCTGGGCGCCCATCCTCCATGGATACCCCTTTGTCCCCAACTGCCTTCATTGACTCCATCCTTCGAGAGAGCGAGCCTACCCCTGCTGCCTCAAACACAGCCCCTATGGACACAACCGGAGCCCAAGCCCCCGCACTCCCGACCCCCTCCACCCCTGAGAAGTGCCTCAGCGTAGCCTGCCTAGACAA TTTGGCTCGCGCTCCACAGATGTCTGGGGTCGCCCGCCTCTTCCCCTGCCCCTCTTCCTTTCTGCATGGCCGAGTCCAGCCAGG GAACGAGCTAAGTGATCACCTGGATGCCATGGACTCCAACCTGGACAACCTGCAGACCATGCTGACAAGCCACGGCTTCAGTGTGGACACCAGTGCCCTGCTGGAC cTGTTCAGCCCCTCGGTGACCATGCCCGACATGAGCCTGCCTGACCTGGACAGCAGCCTGGCCAGC ATTCAGGAGCTTCTGTCTCCACAAGAGCCTCCCAGGCCTATTGAGGCAGAGAACAGTAACCCCGACTCAG GAAAGCAGCTGGTGCACTACACGGCTCAGCCTCTGTTCCTGCTGGATCCTGATGCTGTGGACACAGGGAGCAGTGAGCTGCCTGTGCTCTTTGAGCTGGGGGAGAGCTCCTACTTCTCTGAGGGGGATGACTACACGGATGATCCCACCATCTCTCTTCTGACAGGCACTGAACCCCATAAAGCCAAGGACCCCACTGTCTCCTAG
- the Hsf1 gene encoding heat shock factor protein 1 isoform X2 produces MLSDSNSAHSVPKYGRQYSLEHVHGPGPYSAPSPAYSSSSLYSSDAVTSSGPIISDITELAPTSPLASPGRSIDERPLSSSTLVRVKQEPPSPPHSPRVLEASPGRPSSMDTPLSPTAFIDSILRESEPTPAASNTAPMDTTGAQAPALPTPSTPEKCLSVACLDKNELSDHLDAMDSNLDNLQTMLTSHGFSVDTSALLDIQELLSPQEPPRPIEAENSNPDSGKQLVHYTAQPLFLLDPDAVDTGSSELPVLFELGESSYFSEGDDYTDDPTISLLTGTEPHKAKDPTVS; encoded by the exons ATGTTGAGTGACAGCAACTCAGCACACTCTGTGCCCAAGTATGGTCGACAGTACTCCCTGGAGCATGTCCATGGTCCTGGCCCATACTCA GCTCCATCTCCAGCCTACAGCAGCTCTAGCCTTTACTCCTCTGATGCTGTCACCAGCTCTGGACCCATAATCTCCGATATCACTGAGCTGGCTCCCACCAGCCCTTTGGCCTCCCCAGGCAGGAGCATAGATGAGAG GCCTCTGTCCAGCAGCACTCTGGTCCGTGTCAAGCAAGAGCCCCCCAGCCCACCTCACAGCCCTCGGGTACTGGAGGCGAGCCCTGGGCGCCCATCCTCCATGGATACCCCTTTGTCCCCAACTGCCTTCATTGACTCCATCCTTCGAGAGAGCGAGCCTACCCCTGCTGCCTCAAACACAGCCCCTATGGACACAACCGGAGCCCAAGCCCCCGCACTCCCGACCCCCTCCACCCCTGAGAAGTGCCTCAGCGTAGCCTGCCTAGACAA GAACGAGCTAAGTGATCACCTGGATGCCATGGACTCCAACCTGGACAACCTGCAGACCATGCTGACAAGCCACGGCTTCAGTGTGGACACCAGTGCCCTGCTGGAC ATTCAGGAGCTTCTGTCTCCACAAGAGCCTCCCAGGCCTATTGAGGCAGAGAACAGTAACCCCGACTCAG GAAAGCAGCTGGTGCACTACACGGCTCAGCCTCTGTTCCTGCTGGATCCTGATGCTGTGGACACAGGGAGCAGTGAGCTGCCTGTGCTCTTTGAGCTGGGGGAGAGCTCCTACTTCTCTGAGGGGGATGACTACACGGATGATCCCACCATCTCTCTTCTGACAGGCACTGAACCCCATAAAGCCAAGGACCCCACTGTCTCCTAG